A genomic segment from Fusarium fujikuroi IMI 58289 draft genome, chromosome FFUJ_chr04 encodes:
- a CDS encoding probable L-alanine-DL-glutamate epimerase and related enzymes of enolase superfamily gives MSELRIAKIDVFRVDLPYSGGVYYLSGGREYRSFDATMVRITTNTGIEGWGESIPFGSTYIAAHALGVRAGIAEISPWLIGLDPRRVDRINEVMDSALIGHEHAKTPIDIACWDIFGKSVGMPVCELLGGRTDVGLPIISSIYMDNPENMRKRVAKHRARGYIGHSVKIGGEPGEDARRITASLADMQPGEFFLVDANGGMTVENALRMLRLLPPGLDFVLEAPCATWREIVSLRRRSNVPIHFDELATTDASIIQMIVDDAAEGFGVKISKNGGLTKSRRHRDIALAAGYTMSCQETTGSDIAFAAIVHLGQTIPEKNLRCILECRDMVTVKTADGNFEVRNGRVHAPKDPGLGVTPRLDVLGDPVASYS, from the coding sequence ATGTCTGAACTCAGAATAGCAAAGATAGACGTCTTCAGAGTCGACCTCCCTTACTCGGGGGGCGTTTACTATTTGTCAGGCGGGCGAGAGTATAGGAGTTTTGATGCAACCATGGTACGAATTACCACAAATACTGGTATCGAAGGATGGGGCGAGAGCATTCCTTTCGGGTCAACTTACATCGCCGCTCATGCCCTAGGCGTGAGAGCAGGTATTGCGGAGATTTCTCCCTGGCTGATCGGATTGGATCCAAGGCGAGTTGACCGCATCAACGAAGTCATGGACTCTGCTCTGATCGGCCACGAGCACGCCAAAACACCTATCGACATTGCCTGTTGGGACATTTTCGGAAAGTCAGTGGGAATGCCTGTTTGCGAATTGCTCGGTGGCCGCACTGATGTTGGTCTGCCTATCATCTCGTCAATCTATATGGACAACCCCGAGAATATGCGAAAGCGTGTTGCAAAGCATAGAGCACGGGGATACATAGGACACTCCGTCAAGATCGGTGGAGAACCTGGTGAAGATGCTCGGCGAATAACTGCCTCGCTCGCTGATATGCAGCCTGGGGAGTTCTTCCTGGTAGATGCCAACGGTGGCATGACCGTTGAAAACGCCCTTCGCATGTTAAGGCTCCTCCCGCCTGGCTTGGACTTTGTTCTCGAAGCCCCCTGTGCCACATGGCGCGAAATCGTCTCCCTTCGTCGAAGAAGCAACGTGCCTATTCACTTCGACGAGCTCGCTACCACAGACGCATCGATAATCCAGATGATAGTAGATGACGCGGCTGAAGGCTTTGGGGTCAAAATTTCGAAGAACGGCGGTTTGACCAAAAGTCGACGACATAGGGATATTGCTCTTGCAGCAGGCTACACCATGAGTTGTCAGGAGACCACCGGGTCGGACATTGCTTTTGCGGCAATCGTTCATCTTGGGCAAACTATTCCGGAGAAGAATCTCAGGTGTATATTGGAGTGTAGAGATATGGTTACTGTGAAGACGGCTGATGGGAACTTTGAGGTTAGGAATGGGAGGGTTCATGCACCAAAGGATCCGGGATTGGGGGTTACGCCTCGTTTGGATGTCTTGGGTGATCCTGTTGCTAGTTACTCCTGA
- a CDS encoding probable Alcohol dehydrogenase produces MSQPTQRQAWRRTDDHTKGTPKVKLVTEDLPLPLHPTFVLIKVHTVALNYRDANIANGGNPWPVTPNGIPGNDAAGEIVSVGNRVSLVKVGDRVAPITDSEFVNARSTGRSWLAANEDGILATYIVFDEKLVTKLPEHLDWIQASIIPCTGGVSTFALKLARASGLRVILTSSSDEKLEQIKKQFGKPEIQTVNYKTHPEWHKEVLRLTNGVGVDLIVENGGSSSLVQSMECTRRGGIVSQVGYLGGPKPEHLKEFVSTIIDRRLNVRGINAGSKDDQDELMAAISATQMTFEDILDSTWSFDKADEAIEYVWQGKQIGKVIVKLDD; encoded by the exons ATGTCTCAACCAACTCAACGTCAAGCCTGGCGCCGAACAGACGATCATACAAAGGGCACCCCCAAAGTGAAACTCGTCACAGAAGAccttcctctccctcttcatcCAACATTCGTTCTCATCAAAGTGCACACAGTTGCTCTCAACTATCGCGATGCCAACATAGCCAATGGCGGCAATCCCTGGCCTGTTACTCCCAATGGTATTCCTGGTAATGATGCTGCCGGTGAGATCGTTTCAGTCGGGAATAGAGTCTCACTCGTCAAAGTTGGCGATCGTGTTGCTCCGATCACGGACTCAGAATTTGTGAATGCTCGCTCGACGGGAAGGTCTTGGCTCGCGGCCAATGAGGATGGCATCTTGGCCACTTACATTGTCTTTGATGAGAAGTTGGTGACGAAATTACCTGAGCATCTTGATTGGATTCAGGCTTCGATCATCCCTT GCACTGGCGGCGTTTCCACTTTTGCTCTCAAGCTGGCTCGCGCTTCTGGTCTTCGGGTCATCCTTACTTCCTCAAGTGATGAAAAGTTGgaacagatcaagaagcaATTCGGAAAGCCAGAAATCCAAACCGTCAACTACAAGACCCACCCAGAATGGCACAAGGAAGTTCTCCGTCTGACAAATGGTGTCGGTGTTGATCTCATCGTTGAGAACGGCGGCAGCAGTTCTCTCGTTCAGTCCATGGAGTGCACTCGACGTGGAGGCATTGTCAGCCAAGTTGGTTATCTGGGCGGCCCTAAACCTGAGCATTTAAAGGAGTTTGTTTCCACTATCATCGATCGGCGACTGAACGTTCGTGGTATCAACGCGGGATCTAAGGATGATCAGGATGAACTTATGGCTGCCATCTCTGCAACACAGATGACTTTCGAGGATATCCTTGACTCAACTTGGTCTTTCGATAAGGCAGATGAGGCAATCGAGTATGTTTGGCAAGGCAAGCAGATTGGAAAGGTAATCGTCAAACTGGACGACTAG
- a CDS encoding related to monocarboxylate transporter 4 → MARADRGFQLQSLGAAGHAYNPFSGNIEGQSDRTNQSVSEFGQSLFEEVISPASSDGSLAPAPPPDGGWRAWCVVLSTHLVYVNTWGWVNSFGIFQAYYAEHLGLPASKISWIGSISVFLLFFVGTLTGRLVDAGYFRWVFACGIVFQVTGIMVTSFCTDYWHCFGVQGVLVGMGHSCLFCPVLAVLSTFFARKRALAMGVAACGSATGGVLFPLLVRALLRKVGFGWTLRIVGFVQLFLLLIALVLVKPRLRPRRSAPLVDISAFKDIEYVLYVTASFFTCLGVYLAYYFMAAFSRTVIDPPFTFNQSLDLLMILNGVGVFGRLLANWTADHVGAINVFAPHSFFAGVILFCWVGVTNKPSLYVWSVFYGILAAAIQSLFPTGISLLTEDLNKIGVRMGMAFTIASFASLAGPPAAGAIIDAEHGFKGAQAFAGTSMLLGALFLIAAKKKRMARLGTGWFDKC, encoded by the coding sequence ATGGCACGTGCTGATCGAGGGTTCCAGCTGCAGTCCCTGGGTGCTGCTGGACACGCATACAATCCTTTTTCAGGAAACATAGAGGGACAATCTGACCGTACAAATCAATCAGTATCCGAGTTCGGGCAGAGTCTGTTTGAGGAGGTGATAAGCCCAGCCTCTTCAGATGGCTCCCTGGCTCCAGCACCACCCCCTGACGGTGGATGGAGAGCGTGGTGTGTAGTTCTATCGACACACTTGGTATATGTGAACACCTGGGGCTGGGTTAACTCGTTTGGCATTTTCCAGGCCTATTATGCTGAGCATCTGGGTCTACCAGCGAGCAAGATCTCGTGGATCGGTTCCATTAGTGTTTTCCTACTGTTCTTCGTCGGTACCTTGACAGGACGTCTTGTCGACGCTGGATATTTCCGCTGGGTGTTTGCTTGTGGTATTGTCTTCCAGGTCACAGGTATCATGGTTACTTCGTTCTGTACTGACTATTGGCACTGCTTTGGCGTCCAAGGTGTTCTCGTTGGTATGGGCCATAGCTGTCTGTTCTGCCCGGTACTGGCAGTATTATCGACCTTCTTTGCTAGAAAACGGGCTTTGGCCATGGGAGTCGCAGCATGTGGAAGTGCAACGGGAGGTGTCTTATTTCCCCTCCTGGTTCGGGCTCTTCTTCGAAAGGTAGGTTTTGGCTGGACTCTGCGCATTGTGGGTTTCGTGCAGCTTTTTCTTCTACTTATCGCCCTGGTTCTTGTCAAGCCTCGGCTTCGACCGCGTCGATCTGCGCCCCTGGTAGATATTTCTGCCTTTAAAGATATTGAGTACGTGTTGTACGTTACTGCATCGTTCTTTACTTGCCTGGGGGTATATCTAGCTTACTATTTCATGGCAGCTTTCTCTCGGACAGTTATCGATCCGCCCTTCACCTTCAATCAGTCTCTGGATCTTTTGATGATTCTGAACGGTGTTGGAGTTTTTGGTCGACTGCTCGCAAATTGGACAGCTGATCATGTGGGTGCCATCAATGTCTTCGCACCGCACTCGTTCTTTGCTGGAGTGATACTCTTTTGCTGGGTGGGGGTCACCAACAAGCCTAGTCTGTACGTATGGTCCGTCTTTTATGGTATTCTCGCCGCTGCTATTCAGAGTCTCTTCCCCACTGGTATCTCTCTGCTGACTGAGGACTTGAACAAGATTGGTGTTAGGATGGGAATGGCCTTCACGATTGCGAGTTTTGCTTCTCTTGCGGGACCACCTGCTGCAGGTGCAATTATCGATGCAGAACATGGCTTTAAGGGTGCGCAGGCGTTTGCTGGTACATCCATGTTGTTGGGTGCATTGTTTCTCAttgcagccaagaagaagaggatggctAGACTTGGAACCGGTTGGTTTGACAAGTGCTGA
- a CDS encoding related to SKT5 protein, which yields MAPPQLGATFVPGGFDDYYMPEVVAPSPQRVTPQVPQNMQEDLQRMELEATSVEPRSQTDSGPGPRHSREPSLSTYTNPWGADPPRPQLATQVSSDDIRAYQSTDKISESLSTMSFDAPSFSPFPKVKGDNIPPTDEEKEEILWNARKHVLHSQNVSMQITWARDVLTWADISQESMIREYGEKARPATPRIEHELRVDAINIITYLSQQEHPEALYMRSKWLEFGKFGNRVDKREAYIGYKRAAELGHGRSEYRMGMLYEQSNDMSKAKEHYYRGLSLKDSASLYRMGMMSLLGQHGETKDYSTGLERIQAAADSSDEDAPQGAYVYGMLIGRDLPDITIPEGLLPNNPLTTKMYIEKSAYLGFAKAQLKMGQAYELCQFGCDFNPSFSLHYYGLAAKQGLPEAALGVSRWFLFGYEGVFKKNESLAYKYAQEAAAAKLPTGEFALGYYNEIGIHVEKSLSEARKWYQLAADHGNQDALGRLDSLDENNTLSKSDHETTTLTRIKSQHGSQRGKRPDRFKQPQQMPTLSEGSAPASPSLDGPGYPKPHDPQSNPSLGIRPTIVSEHVNFPDPSRASFVLPAATDRPPAFNVRLDANQGPARPQSAAPYPEDDRPPPLTVRSKSTAPYPEDDTQGPTSPRFNQGGRMGPPSGPPSDRPSSAFGIKPQSGGPRPMPQSQSMGNLHPGGPGGPGRPDPRNRAASTGWEGQQGPGGRPSPYPEDNGAPYGGIQKTPTGGQYSPGLQNPQSQNYERFSRVPGASGRPERGSSLPQNQQQQQQQLPPQVNRPPRTSSAQPPMVSGGAGPGGRPSPGPYGGPQGGPSGPPRTGSAPPSQFQRPDNRPSPAPSAATMPPKGAGKQGPATFEDMGIPQGKQDSDCILM from the exons ATGGCTCCCCCACAGTTAGGCGCGACATTTGTCCCCGGCGGCTTTGATGATTATTATATGCCAGAAGTTGTTGCTCCCTCCCCTCAAAG GGTAACCCCTCAGGTCCCTCAAAATATGCAAGAGGACCTCCAGCGCATGGAGCTCGAGGCTACTTCTGTTGAACCACGATCACAAACCGATTCAGGCCCAGGTCCTCGTCACTCTCGTGAACCGTCGCTCTCTACTTACACCAACCCTTGGGGAGCCGACCCGCCCAGGCCCCAGCTGGCAACACAGGTCTCAAGCGACGACATCCGAGCATACCAGTCCACCGATAAGATCTCCGAGAGTCTCAGCACCATGAGCTTCGACGCCCCCTCATTTTCGCCTTTTCCCAAGGTAAAGGGCGATAACATCCCCCCAACCGAtgaggaaaaggaagagattcTGTGGAACGCGCGCAAGCATGTTCTTCACTCACAGAATGTTTCAATGCAAATTACATGGGCGCGCGACGTCCTTACTTGGGCCGACATTTCCCAAGAGTCCATGATACGCGAATATGGCGAAAAGGCCCGACCTGCAACGCCCCGCATAGAACACGAACTCCGAGTCGATGCAATCAACATTATTACCTACTTGTCGCAGCAAGAGCACCCTGAAGCACTCTACATGCGTTCAAAATGGCTCGAGTTTGGCAAGTTTGGTAACCGTGTTGACAAGCGCGAGGCTTATATCGGCTACAAGCGCGCCGCAGAACTTGGTCATGGACGATCCGAGTATCGCATGGGCATGTTGTACGAGCAGTCGAACGACATGTCCAAGGCGAAGGAGCATTACTACCGCGGTCTTTCCCTCAAAGACTCAGCCTCGTTGTACCGAATGGGCATGATGAGCCTTTTAGGCCAGCATGGAGAGACGAAAGATTACTCGACTGGCCTGGAGCGGATACAGGCCGCGGCCGACAGCTCCGACGAAGACGCCCCTCAGGGTGCTTATGTTTACGGTATGCTCATAGGACGCGACTTACCGGACATAACAATCCCCGAGGGCTTGTTGCCCAACAATCCATTGACGACAAAGATGTATATCGAGAAGTCGGCTTATCTTGGGTTTGCTAAGGCCCAACTCAAGATGGGACAAGCATACGAACTCTGCCAGTTCGGATGTGACTTCAACCcgtctttttctcttcattACTACGGCCTAGCAGCTAAGCAAGGTCTTCCCGAGGCAGCCCTCGGCGTGAGCCGATGGTTCCTCTTTGGCTACGAGGGCGTTTTCAAGAAGAACGAGTCGCTCGCGTACAAGTATGCTCAAGAGGCTGCTGCCGCTAAGCTGCCGACTGGAGAATTTGCCTTGGGCTACTACAACGAAATAGGAATCCATGTTGAGAAGAGCTTGTCAGAAGCTAGAAAGTGGTATCAGCTGGCGGCCGATCACGGCAATCAAGACGCCCTTGGCCGACTCGATTCCCTGGACGAAAATAACACTCTATCCAAATCTGACCACGAAACTACCACACTGACCCGCATCAAGTCGCAACACGGATCCCAGCGAGGCAAGCGTCCCGACCGCTTCAAGCAGCCACAGCAAATGCCTACTCTCAGTGAAGGAAGTGCCCCTGCTTCACCCTCACTAGACGGACCAGGCTACCCCAAGCCACATGATCCGCAGTCCAATCCTTCTCTCGGAATACGGCCCACCATCGTCTCGGAGCACGTCAACTTCCCAGACCCGTCGCGGGCTTCTTTTGTACTCCCTGCGGCAACGGACAGACCTCCTGCCTTCAATGTTAGATTGGATGCCAACCAAGGCCCGGCGCGACCCCAATCGGCAGCTCCCTATCCCGAAGACGACCGGCCACCACCACTAACAGTTCGTTCCAAGTCCACCGCCCCTTACCCCGAGGACGATACCCAAGGTCCTACTTCTCCCCGTTTCAATCAAGGCGGCCGCATGGGACCCCCTTCAGGACCACCCTCAGACCGCCCATCAAGTGCTTTTGGCATCAAGCCACAATCAGGTGGTCCTCGTCCTATGCCGCAATCTCAGTCGATGGGCAATCTTCACCCTGGAGGCCCAGGAGGTCCCGGCCGACCTGATCCCCGCAACAGAGCTGCATCCACTGGATGGGAAGGCCAACAAGGACCCGGAGGACGTCCTTCTCCCTATCCAGAAGACAACGGAGCACCGTACGGTGGAATACAAAAGACACCCACTGGTGGCCAATACTCGCCGGGCTTGCAAAACCCTCAGTCCCAAAACTATGAACGCTTCTCGCGCGTACCTGGAGCCAGTGGGCGCCCCGAGCGTGGAAGCTCTCTACCCCAGaatcagcagcaacagcagcaacaattACCACCTCAGGTGAATCGACCCCCACGAACGTCAAGTGCTCAGCCGCCAATGGtgtctggtggtgctggCCCAGGCGGCAGGCCGTCTCCGGGACCTTATGGCGGACCTCAAGGGGGCCCATCTGGTCCTCCAAGAACTGGAAGTGCACCTCCATCGCAGTTCCAGCGGCCCGACAACAGGCCGAGCCCTGCTCCCAGCGCTGCAACGATGCCACCAAAGGGAGCAGGCAAACAGGGACCTGCAACTTTTGAAGATATGGGTATCCCACAAGGAAAACAGGACAGTGACTGT ATCCTCATGTAA